One genomic window of Danio rerio strain Tuebingen ecotype United States chromosome 24, GRCz12tu, whole genome shotgun sequence includes the following:
- the tmem14ca gene encoding transmembrane protein 14C isoform X1, with protein sequence MNSTAVVVFIQVLGMAVDWAGYGYAALVASGGVIGYVKAGSVPSLAAGLVFGGLAGFGAYQTSQDPGNIWVSLAASGTLAAIMGKRFYNSRKIIPAGLIAGASVLMLAKLGAGMLQKPQKS encoded by the exons ATGAATTCTACTGCAGTTGTCGTTTTTATACAG GTGTTAGGGATGGCAGTGGATTGGGCTGGATATGGATACGCAGCGCTAGTTGCATCTGGTGGAGTCATTGGATATGTTAAAGCAG GCAGTGTCCCGTCTTTGGCAGCAGGGCTTGTCTTTGGAGGTTTGGCTGGTTTTGGTGCTTACCAAACATCACAAGATCCTGGAAATATTTGGGTGTCTTTAG CTGCATCTGGGACGCTTGCTGCTATCATGGGGAAGAGATTCTACAACTCGCGCAAAATCATTCCAGCTGGTCTCATTGCTGGAGCGAG TGTCCTGATGCTGGCAAAACTTGGAGCTGGAATGTTACAGAAACCTCAGAAATCATGA
- the tmem14ca gene encoding transmembrane protein 14C isoform X2 — protein sequence MAVDWAGYGYAALVASGGVIGYVKAGSVPSLAAGLVFGGLAGFGAYQTSQDPGNIWVSLAASGTLAAIMGKRFYNSRKIIPAGLIAGASVLMLAKLGAGMLQKPQKS from the exons ATGGCAGTGGATTGGGCTGGATATGGATACGCAGCGCTAGTTGCATCTGGTGGAGTCATTGGATATGTTAAAGCAG GCAGTGTCCCGTCTTTGGCAGCAGGGCTTGTCTTTGGAGGTTTGGCTGGTTTTGGTGCTTACCAAACATCACAAGATCCTGGAAATATTTGGGTGTCTTTAG CTGCATCTGGGACGCTTGCTGCTATCATGGGGAAGAGATTCTACAACTCGCGCAAAATCATTCCAGCTGGTCTCATTGCTGGAGCGAG TGTCCTGATGCTGGCAAAACTTGGAGCTGGAATGTTACAGAAACCTCAGAAATCATGA
- the tmem14ca gene encoding transmembrane protein 14C (The RefSeq protein has 1 substitution compared to this genomic sequence), which yields MAVDWAGYGYAALVASGGVIGYVKAGSVPSLAAGLVFGGLAGFGAYQTSQDPGNIWVSLAASGTLAAIMGKRFYNSRKITPAGLIAGASVLMLAKLGAGMLQKPQKS from the exons ATGGCAGTGGATTGGGCTGGATATGGATACGCAGCGCTAGTTGCATCTGGTGGAGTCATTGGATATGTTAAAGCAG GCAGTGTCCCGTCTTTGGCAGCAGGGCTTGTCTTTGGAGGTTTGGCTGGTTTTGGTGCTTACCAAACATCACAAGATCCTGGAAATATTTGGGTGTCTTTAG CTGCATCTGGGACGCTTGCTGCTATCATGGGGAAGAGATTCTACAACTCGCGCAAAATCATTCCAGCTGGTCTCATTGCTGGAGCGAG TGTCCTGATGCTGGCAAAACTTGGAGCTGGAATGTTACAGAAACCTCAGAAATCATGA